A window of candidate division WOR-3 bacterium genomic DNA:
TTAGTGTATTTTTAATTACTAATAATACTTTTGCTGGTGAAATTAAAATTTCATCTGACTATATTCTGATTCGAAAAGCGGAAAATCGCTATGACTTGCATTATTTCTATGAGTTCCCCTATTCGGATATTTATTTTACAAAACAAAACCAAGGTTTTAAAAATCGCTATCAAATTACCATACAAATTTGGAACCACAAAGAACTTGTCGCCGGCAAAATTCTGGAAAGAGAAGTATTCGTAGAAAGATATGAAGATACCAAACTTCAAACCAAATCATTAACCGATAGTCTCCAACTCGAATTTATCTATCCTTCAAAAAATAAAACCCAATTGACCTTAAAAGTAAAAATCCGAGACCTTAACTCTGATAGTTATGGAGAAGATAAATTTGATATACGGCTTTACAATCTTCCCCATCGAATTCTATTTTATAAAAATAATACACCAAACCCCAAACGAATCTACTCAACTGACATTGGCAAAGAAGAGACATTAGGAATTCGATTGGAGTTATATTCAAACCAAGCGAAGAATTGCTCGCTGTTAATTAAAAGAGAACTTCTTCCGTCTTTTCCAATAACATCCGACAAGAAAAAATCTCGTCTGAGAACTGAAAAAAGGGTTTTCTTAGTTCCGATAGTTATTACGGACACACAATCTGCTCAAGAAAAAACAATTCTTAGTTTTTCATCGCCCATACGCAATCTCGTTGAAGACGGCGAAGGCAAGTATCGAATAACAATTATTGTTTATGATGATAAAGCGAAGAAAATATTAACCGCAATTGATTTTTTTGAGATAAAAAATTCTTTTTTTAACTCGACAACTGAATATTTAGAAATGGTTGACCGTTTAATGTACATTGCTACCGAAACCGAAATGCGTAATCTAAAAATGGCCGATGTGACATCAAGAGAGTCACTATGGAATGATTTTTGGAAAAAATATGACCCGAACCCTATTACGGAAATAAATGAAGCCGAAGAGGAGTATTTCTCTCGGATTGATTATTGCATAAAAAAATTTTCCGGTGGTGATAGAGGCTATAAATCTGACCGTGCTAAAATTTATATGAAATATGGTGAGCCCGATTATGTCGAATATGCGCCTTTTGAAAAACATCGTAACGCTTATGAGATCTGGTATTATTATCGATTAGGGAAACAGTTTGTCTTCTTAGACCAGCGAGGATTTGGCGAATTTATTCTCACCGAAATAAAATGACCATGATAAAATGGTTGTTATAATATAATATGGTTGTTATAATATAATTATAATATAAAATGAAATATAAAAATGAGAACAATAAAATAAAATGATTGTATTACCGTGCCTAAAATGTTATCTACTAAATATATTGGTCATATGAAAACACTAATCGGGCTTATCAGTCCAAGTGTAAATTATGATTTCTATAATTCAACTTTCAAAGACTTAATGATTTTTCTTATTTATGAAAAAAACATCTATATTAATTCCGTTTTTAAGATGAAACTTAAAAAGAAAATAAGGCCATTAAGAATTTTTAATTCATTTAGAATGTGTTTTATAATAGTTCTTTTGTTTTGTTCGCTAAATTTTTTATTAGCACAACAACTTTCAGTTGATTGGGCAGCATTTAACTACAGCCAAGGACTTTCTTTGGTAGAAGTTTATTATTCTTGCCCTTATAATATCTTTCACTACAAAACTAAAAATGATACGATTTCTGCTCAATATCGAGGCTCGTTTTATTTGAAGAGCATTAATACGCCGGAATCGATTATTGATAATTTTGAACGACGGGCAATAATTTCATCTTTTGAAGACGCACAAAAAAGAGATATGATGCTGGTCGATGGCTTCGGTTTTTTTGCCCGACCAGGGCCATATTGGTTTCGCTTAACACTCGAAGATGCCATTTCAACTTTAATTTTTACTGATACCATTACAGTTCCTAATTTTGAACAAGCCCCGGCTTTAAGCGATGTCGAGTTAGCATCATCAATAAAACCTGACACTTTAGGCGGTAAATTCTGCAAACAAGGCTTACGGATAATTCCCAACCCTTCTGGTAAATTTGGCCAGCATTACGAATTAATGTATGTCTATGTCGAAGGTTATAATCTAATTGACGACACCTTGCCATATGAATTTACTTATCGAATTTTAACTATTGATAACGACTCCAAGCAGTCGATTATTAAAACCTTTCCGACTGAAATTAAAAAGAAATCGGGCAGTAGTTTTGCCTATGCATTTGCTTTAAGCACAAAGGGATTAAAACCAGGTAGTTATCTTTTAGAAATTCAGTTAAAGGATAACACGTCCAACCAAACAGCAAGTAGCAGGAAAGTCTTTTCTATCAGTGGAAACGATATAAGTACAGCAACATTGGTTAAAGCAAGTTTACCTTTAGAAGACACCTTCTATTATCGGAAAATCGATTTATTAGCAACACCAAAAGAACTAAAACAATATCAAAAATTAACTTATGAAGGGAAGAACGAATTTTTGCGGCGCTTCTGGCGTAAATATAATTACGCAGAGTTTATAAAGAGGATAAAATATGTTGAAACTAAATATCAGTTCGCAGGCAAATCGGGCTGGGAAACGGACCGAGGAAAAATTTATATTAAATATGGTGCTCCAGATGAAATAATTGCTCATACGATGATTGAGCATGTTAAACCGCACGAACATTGGTATTACTATGAAAAAGGATTTCATTTTATTTTTATTGATATCCGAAACGATGGAACTTTTCCTCTAATTTACTCCAATACTGATTTAGAAAAAAAACATCCCGAATGGGAAAAATATATTGACCCACTGGAATTAGATGATTTACGGTAATGTTCCACTCATAATAAAAGACCCAGAGGGCAAATGAATCTATTTGTAAATTTTATTATCTTACAGCAAATGTAAGGACTAAAGAACTGTGATGTCACAAAAACATCTTGATGAGAAAAATATTCAATGTTTTGAAATCCAAATAAATCCTTTTCGAACCGAACTGGTATTAGTGAATCTAACGGAAAATAACGAAGAATTTAACCTCAAAGATTGGGTAGTAATTACTCTTTATAAGGAAATATTATTAGGGAAAATTGTGTGGTTAGTTCCCTATTCGCAATCGGCAATTTATGGAAAAATTTTAAGAAAAGCAACTGAAGACGATTTCTATCAACAAACAATTATAAAAAAAGAAGCAGATGAACTCTATACCTTAATTGAACCGATTGTTCGAAGTGTTGAACCGTCAGCAAAGGTTGTGTTAGTTGATAAAAGTTTTAATCGTTATAAAATATATTGCTATCTGATTGCAGAAAAAAGAATCGACTATGCTAAATTGCTTAAGATGTTAAATAATACTTTAGGAACACGCATTGTGATAAAACAGATTGGGGTCCGCGATTATACGAGGAGTTTAGGTGGAATCGGCGTTTGTGGCCGCGAAATATGTTGTCGAACCTTTTTAGAGACCCTTCAATCTATTACCTTAAGTATGGCACGCCAGCAAAATATATATGTAGAACCAGAAAAAATTTCCGGTGTTTGCGGCAAATTGCGCTGTTGTCTTGCATTTGAATTAAATGTTGAGCAATTAAAAGAAGAACTCCAGTCTAATAAAAAGCCTGTCGAAAAATAGATAAAATTCTTACTTCCCAAATCGCCTATCCGTTCCTAAAACGATACAATCCATTTTAATAGAGAGCATATTATCACATTAGAATTCTATCCATATTATGAAAAAATTTTCATTTAAGCAATGTTTTGAGCAAATGCTTAATTTCTAATATTTTTATTTTTTAATTGCATTTGTCTATATTCTGTAATCTTTTCAATTATCAAGTTTAAGGACCAAATCGATGAGCTTTCAAAAGATTGACATAACGGATATCTTTTCTATAATATTTTATTAGAAATTTAATATCATTAAAAGGAGACTATTATGCCAACAGGTTGGACTGGCCCATTAGAAAAAATTGATAATTACAGATTAAAAATACCTAAAAGTTATAAGCCACAAATGAAAGTTGATGGTATAATTTATATTGATGCCCGATTAGTCGATAAGGTTCGAGAAGATATGGCACCGGAACAGGTAGCCAATGTAGCCACAATGCCAGGAATATTAAAAGCCTCAATGGCTATGCCTGATGTGCATTGGGGGTATGGATTTCCGATTGGAGGTGTGGCTGGCTTTGATACAAAAACCGGTGTCATTTCACCGGGTGGTGTTGGCTATGATATTAACTGCGGTGTAAGATTGCTTCGCACAAATCTTTTTCGAAAAGATATTACTGAAGATATTTTAGAAAAATTGGTGCGTTCATTATTCTATAATGTGCCTTCGGGTGTTGGTTCAACCGGCAAAATCAGAATTACTGAAAGTGAAGTAAAACAAGTTTTAATTAAAGGTGCTCGTTGGGCATACGAAAATGGCTACGGAACAAAAGAAGATTTAGAACATACTGAAGAACATGGACAAATGGCAGGTGCTGACCCATCAAAAATTTCTCGTCGAGCCTTAGAACGAGGTGCACCGCAATTAGGAACACTTGGCGCCGGTAATCACTTTTTAGAGATACAAGAAGTGGTTGAAATCTACGACACAAATGCGGCTAAAATATTCCAGTTAGAAAAAGGTGAGATAACTGTAATGATTCATACTGGTTCGCGCGGACTGGGTTATCAAATTTGTGACGATAATGTAAGGGATTTAGGTAAAGCAGTTCAAAAATATAACATTTCATTACCGGACCGACAACTGGCTTGTGCGCCAATCGAATCTCCTGAAGGCAGAGCTTATTTTTCTGCTATGGTTTGTGCGGCAAATTATGCTTGGGCAAATCGGCAATGTATCACCCATTGGGTGCGCGAAGCCTTTAGCCAAGTTTTTAATAAATCACCCGACCAATTAGGTATGGAATTAATATACGATGTTGCGCATAATATTGCGAAATTCGAAGAACATATGATTAACGGAAATAAAATAATGGTATGTGTACATCGAAAAGGTGCCACGCGGGCATTTCCTCCAGGACATCCGGCCTTGCCAGAAAAATATAAACCGATTGGTCAGCCAGTAATAATTCCTGGAGATATGGGAACAAATTCGTATCTGCTTTTAGGCACACAAAAAGCCTTTGAGGAAACCTTTGGTTCCACTTGTCATGGTGCAGGACGAGTCTGGTCACGAACTAAAGCATTAGATGAAACCAGAAATCGTGATATTGCGCGCGAACTAAAATCAAAAGGCATTTTAGTTATGGCTGCCAGTCAGGAAGTATTACGCGAAGAAGTGCCTGATGCTTATAAAGATGTTGATATTGTAGTCGATATTTGCCACAATGCAGGAATTTCAAAAAAAGTTGCCAAAATGAGACCTTTATGTGTAGTGAAGGGGTAAAATTAATAAGAGTAAAAAAACAGCTTTCAATAAATGTTGGCTAATTTTTAGCATTTATCTGCTATCTTAAGAGTACATACTAATTAATGTTGCCGGTTGACAAAATAAGTTTAGTTCCCAAAACAAGCGGTGTTTATCTCTTAAAAGATAAAAATGGTAGAATCATCTATGTGGGTAAATCAAGAAATCTTAGAGAAAGGCTTCGGGCTTATACTCAAGAACAAACACAATTTTCTCGTGAACAATTAATTAGATATATTTATGATTTTGAGATTATTGAAACTAAATCTGAGGTCGAAGCCTTAGTCCTTGAAGACAATTTAATTAAATTGAATAAACCGCGCTTTAATGTGCGGTTAAAAGACGATAAAAAATTTCCTTATCTAAAGATTACGGTTCAGGAGAAATTTCCCAGAATCTTTGCGACGCGTAATTTAAGAAAAGACGGTTCAGTTTTATTTGGACCTTATACGAATGCCAAAAATCTGCGTCGTGCCATCAAAGCAGTTAGAACAATTTTTAAAATCCGAACTTGTCAGAAAAAACTACCTTTAACCAAACCTGAACGCGCCTGTCTCAATTTCGCAATGAACCGTTGTTTAGCGCCTTGCCAAAATACTATTACAGAATTAGATTACCGACAACGGATAAATAATGCCATTTCTTTTTTATCAGGAAAATCAAAAGGCTTAGAAAAAGAACTTGAACAACGGATGAAAAATGCTTCGGACCAAGAAGATTTCGAAACCGCCGCAATTTTGCGCGACCAACTTTTTGCTTTGAGAGATATTACACAAAAACAAGATGCTGTATTTACTGATATTGCATCCCGAGATATTATTGGCCTTGCTTTAGCCGAGACCGCAAGTAAAGAAGGATTGCAGCGTACAAAATCTTATGCGAATGCTACTTTAATTAAAATTCGGGATGGCAAAATTATTGGTAAGGAAAATTATCCTTTTATCCTAAATAAAAAAACTGACCCGGATGAGATCGTTGAAACGCTCTTAAGAACAATTTATCTGCACACTTATGATATTCCTGACGAAATTATTCTTCCAATAAATCTTAAAAACAAACAAGTTTTTCGACAATGGTTTCGACAAGAAAAAGACAAAAAAGTCAGAATTTATCATCCGCGCTCGGGAATAAAAAAAAGATTGTTAAAATTGGCTTTAACCGATGCTGAAGTTGGTCTTACAGAAATTATCCCTGCGCCCAAGCCCTCTCAGCCTCTTTTAGAATTACAGCGAATCTTACATTTGTCTCAACCACCTAAGACTATTGAAGGCATTGATGTCTCAAATATTGCAGGTACTTTGGCAACAGGTTCAATTGTTGTTTTCACTAACGGTTATCCTAATAAAAAAGAATATCGGATGTTCCGAATCAAAAATGTCTCTGGACCTGATGACTATGCAATGATTCAAGAAGTATTAACCCGGCGCGTAACCAAATTAATAGGTGAAAATCAACCTTTACCTGATTTAATCTTAATTGATGGTGGTAAAGGTCAACTATCGGCTGCGGAAAAAGTATATGCATCAGCGCCAAAACCAATACCACTACTTGCTTTCGCGAAAAGGACCGATACATTATATTATAGTGATGGTCGAGAAATCTCGATTCCAGCTTATTCACCCGCATTAAAACTACTCAAACGAATTCGAGATGAAGCACATCGCTTTGCGATAAGATATCATAAAAGATTGCGTGGGAAAAAATTAATCGTTTCCGAATTAGATGCCATACCAGGTATTGGTCCGAAACGAAAGCAAACCTTAATAAAACACTTTGGCAGTGTGGATAAAATCAAGTCAGCATCCGTTGAAGAAATTGCTCGGCTTAATGGCTTTAACCAAAAAATTGCTGAGAAGATTTATCATGAATTAAATAAAAAGTGAACCCCTTGGGGATATAAAAAACAATTAAAAGTTTTATAGTTAACAGGTTATACCTATTATAAAATATGATTGCCCATAAAATTTTGCTTTTTGATTTAGATGGCACTCTGACCGATTCAAAGCAAGGCATAATAAATTCGATTCGCTATGCATTAAGTAAAATGAACTTAAAAGAAAACAATATAAATCTGGAAAAATTTATTGGTCCGCCTTTGGCAGAATCATTTGAAAAATATTTTGGATTGGACAATAATACTGCTCGTTATGCAGTATCAGTCTATCGTGAATACTATGCAGTGAAAGGTATCTTTGAAAATAGAGTCTATCCTGGCATACCGGAATTATTGCACAAACTAAAAGATAAGAAAAAAACTTTGGTATGTGTTACTTCCAAAGCAGGTTATTATGCTCAACAAATATTAGACCATTTTAATTTGAGTCAATATTTTACTAAATTAGTTGGCAGTAATATGGATTTAACTTGCACTCATAAGATCGAACTAATCAGACTTGCACTCTCTTATTTCCCAGAAAATTCTAATTCTGACTTTATAATGATTGGAGACAGAGCAGATGATATTATTGGTGCTAAAAAGAATAATATTAAATCGATTGGCGTATTGTATGGATATGGAACCGCTGAAGAAATCAAAGCAGAAACACCTGATTATATTGTTAAGTCAGTAAAAGAATTAAGAAGGACTTTATGCGGTTTTTCGCTTTTGTTTTTTAAGTAATGAGACTATCTCAATGCTGGTTTATCTTCAAACACTAACTTAAACGAAAATGCGAACTTGCCGAATTTTTATATTTGACCGAATTAACTCAGGAGACAAAAGATTAATTGATTCATTCGGCTATCTAATCGATGATGCGTAGGATAAATTGTGCGGCGAATAAAAGGATTATCGAAAAATCAGTCGGTTTAGCGGTTTGGTAGGTATGGCCATAGGATGCCTACCGGAATGTCTCTCGGCTTGTCTTCTGGCTTATCGACCGGCTCACCTTTAGGATAACGGAGAATGTCCACAGATTAGATAAAATACCATATTTCTAATTTTTCACAAAAGTTGATTATATCTTCAAAATAAATGACCAACAATTATTCTTATAAAAATAAATAAATAGTTTGTCTACTGTCGCTTCATTGTATATTACTTTCCGCCGGTGCCTGGTTCTTTTAACTGGTGCCTGTGCTTTTATTATACTCATAAAAATACCATATTTCCAATCAGCCACTGTTTTGTCTAATGATTTAACTTTTAGATTATCAATTAGATAACAGATAAAGTCGCGTAATTTTCTGTTTGCTAATTAAAATACACTGCTTGATAAAATTTTTAAGGGCTGTCATTTATTTGTTGTTTTCTGTATTTTAGAATTATTACCAACTATTTTAGTTAAAGGAAAATATTTTATATATTTATGACTGAGAAAAAAATAGTTTGAAGAAATAATGGGAAGGAGAGAAGTTTATCTTTAATTTAACAGAATCGCCGCACATCCAGAAAAATCCTTCTGAAAGACAAAAAGAAAAGCAACGCTAAGAACAAAAGAAAAAGAATATATTTTATATTAAATTAATTTGGTTTCGTCAAGCATCAGAAAATAGAATAAAAATTTTAACAACAGATTATTGTTATGTTAAAGTTATCTTAGACTCAATACGATGTAATATATTCAGAGGTCTCATTTAATTTTATTGACATGACGAATTCATTAAATTATAATTTTTTATTCATAAGTTTCGTTTATGAAAGGAGCAACAAAAATGAGTGATAAGAAAACTTTGGCTGAAAAGAAAAAAGCCGATTTAGCTGGTCCCGGAATCGGAGATTATAAAGAAATTGAGAAAATTCTTCCTACTGATTATAAATCACTTTTGGATGTCAAAGAAACACAATTTGCTCTGTTTAAATTAAAACGGTATATTGAAGATAATTTAAATAAAGAATTAAATCTTTTTACTGTCGAGGTGCCATTAATCGTTGATGTTAAAAGTGGCGTTAATGATATGCTTGACCGAGATGGTTCACGAACTCCGATTCAATTTCACATTTCCAATGATTATGATAAACACCCAATTGATGCTCAAATTGTCCAAGCAGCAACGAAGTGGAAGCGAATGGCATTAAAACAATTCAAGTGTAAAGTCGGCGAAGGTATAAATACTGATATGCGCGCAGTCCGAAAAGATTATTTTTTAGACCATGACCATAGTGCCTATGTTGACCAGTGGGATTGGGAAAAGGTCATCACGAAAAAAGACCGTAATCTCGATTATTTAAAAAATACAGTTAAGAAAATCTGGAAAGTTATTAAAAATGCCGAAACTTATATTCAAGAGGAATTTCCGAAATTAAAGACAAAAAAATATCCCAATTTACCTGATGAACTTACTTTTTTCCACGCTGAAGAAATTCTCGATATGTATCCCAATATGCCTCGCAAACAAAGAGAAACCGCGATATTGCAGAAATATCCGGCAATCTTTATTATAGGAATTGGTTGGATTTTAAAAGACGGCTATCCTCACGAGATGCGAGCTGCGGATTATGATGATTGGGTTACTCCTACTATTACTAAAAATGGGCAATTAATGCATGGCTTAAACGGCGATATTCTGGTCTGGAATCCTGTCACAAAACGCCGTCACGAACTATCATCAATGGGCATTAGGGTGACCAAAGAAACCTTATTAGAACAACTCAAAATTACCAATCAAATGCACCTTTTGAAATATCCCTATCATCAAGCAATAATGAAGGACGAAATTCCTTTAAGCATTGGTGGTGGAATCGGGCAATCAAGAACCTGTATGCTTCTTTTAAGAAAAGCCCATCTGGGTGAAGTGTCTGTGACAGTGTGGCCCAAGATTCTCAAAGATATTTGTGCTAAGAAAAATATCTTTGTTTTGGAATAGTCGACTTTAATATTAATAAGACGAATCTAACAAAGCACGATAAAGAGTCTTTCACTTGATAAAGCATAATCGGTAAATTGTCTTATGGTTATGACATATTAGTAATAAGATAAAGGTAATACCGGGCATTAAATTTTTTACAATGAAAATAAGAATTATTGTTACTGGTGGCACATTTGATAAAGAATATAATGAATTGACTGGCGAATTGTATTTCAAGCATACTCACATCTATGATATGCTTAAACTTGGCCGTTGTAAACTTGATATCGTTGTTGAAGAACTGATGATGATAGATAGTGCATTAATGACTGATGTTGAGCGTGACAAAATTATCAATGCGGTGAATCGAGCTAAAGAAAACCGAATTTTAATTACTCATGGCACTGACAAAATGGTTGATACTGCCCATGCTTTAGCCCACGCGGTCAAAAATAAGACCATTGTGCTAACGGGCGCAATGGTTCCTTATAGTTTTGGCAGTTCCGATGGCATGTTCAATTTAGGTTCTGCTTTAGCGTTTGTCCAAACATTACCTCCGGGAGTTTATGTTGCAATGAACGGTAAATGCTTCCACTGGCATAAAGTCAGAAAAAAGAAAGAAACTGGTTATTTTGAAGAAATAGATGAACAAACTAAATAACATTGAGAACAAATAGAGAAGATAAGAAATTATGTTTTTTTTAATGAATCGACAAACAAATTAAATAAAATAATGGAAGGGAATAAATAAGAATAAGGAATTTTTAAATGTTATATTTACTCTCAAGAAAATAGACGAAACATATTAAATAATATTACTTGACCGGGCTTAAAAACAATAATCTGAAAGAAGCAATATGATAGACTGACTAATACACTCGATGAAATTACAAAAAAAATTCCGCTTGACCTTTCTAATGGAAAACAATATATTTATTTATAAGAAATTATCTGATGGATTCATAACTTATAGAATTGGCTCGGATGGCAAAGATGACCATGGGAATCCGGAAACGGTTATCGTTTGAAAAGTTAAAATATAAAATTGACAATTAAGATATAATAAAAAATAATAGTTGTCATAATGTATATTAATAAAGACAACAATAAATCTACTAAAGCAAATTTTGCTTTTTGAATTCACCTCAAAATAAACTTACCGGTATTGAAACTCAAAATATATGTCGTTGCTATAGGTAATATTTAGATGCAAATTTTTGCACATTTTATACTAATTTTGTGTCATTAAATAGTAAGGACTACATAATTTCAGGCTCCCCAATGTTATACATAAACGTATACAAAAAAATAAGATACAGTTTTGCTATATCTCTATGAATTTCAATCTGCTAATGCTAAATTCTATTAATTGGATGGTATGACTCCCTCCACGGCTCAGAAATTCGAAAAAGTTATGTTGAGGATTTCTTAAGAGCAAGCAAGAAATAATTTTTAATTCAGGATTACGAAATACATTTTGTCAAATGCCGACTAAAATATCTTTTA
This region includes:
- a CDS encoding GWxTD domain-containing protein yields the protein MVVLTLLFSVFLITNNTFAGEIKISSDYILIRKAENRYDLHYFYEFPYSDIYFTKQNQGFKNRYQITIQIWNHKELVAGKILEREVFVERYEDTKLQTKSLTDSLQLEFIYPSKNKTQLTLKVKIRDLNSDSYGEDKFDIRLYNLPHRILFYKNNTPNPKRIYSTDIGKEETLGIRLELYSNQAKNCSLLIKRELLPSFPITSDKKKSRLRTEKRVFLVPIVITDTQSAQEKTILSFSSPIRNLVEDGEGKYRITIIVYDDKAKKILTAIDFFEIKNSFFNSTTEYLEMVDRLMYIATETEMRNLKMADVTSRESLWNDFWKKYDPNPITEINEAEEEYFSRIDYCIKKFSGGDRGYKSDRAKIYMKYGEPDYVEYAPFEKHRNAYEIWYYYRLGKQFVFLDQRGFGEFILTEIK
- a CDS encoding GWxTD domain-containing protein, encoding MKTLIGLISPSVNYDFYNSTFKDLMIFLIYEKNIYINSVFKMKLKKKIRPLRIFNSFRMCFIIVLLFCSLNFLLAQQLSVDWAAFNYSQGLSLVEVYYSCPYNIFHYKTKNDTISAQYRGSFYLKSINTPESIIDNFERRAIISSFEDAQKRDMMLVDGFGFFARPGPYWFRLTLEDAISTLIFTDTITVPNFEQAPALSDVELASSIKPDTLGGKFCKQGLRIIPNPSGKFGQHYELMYVYVEGYNLIDDTLPYEFTYRILTIDNDSKQSIIKTFPTEIKKKSGSSFAYAFALSTKGLKPGSYLLEIQLKDNTSNQTASSRKVFSISGNDISTATLVKASLPLEDTFYYRKIDLLATPKELKQYQKLTYEGKNEFLRRFWRKYNYAEFIKRIKYVETKYQFAGKSGWETDRGKIYIKYGAPDEIIAHTMIEHVKPHEHWYYYEKGFHFIFIDIRNDGTFPLIYSNTDLEKKHPEWEKYIDPLELDDLR
- a CDS encoding RtcB family protein, with amino-acid sequence MPTGWTGPLEKIDNYRLKIPKSYKPQMKVDGIIYIDARLVDKVREDMAPEQVANVATMPGILKASMAMPDVHWGYGFPIGGVAGFDTKTGVISPGGVGYDINCGVRLLRTNLFRKDITEDILEKLVRSLFYNVPSGVGSTGKIRITESEVKQVLIKGARWAYENGYGTKEDLEHTEEHGQMAGADPSKISRRALERGAPQLGTLGAGNHFLEIQEVVEIYDTNAAKIFQLEKGEITVMIHTGSRGLGYQICDDNVRDLGKAVQKYNISLPDRQLACAPIESPEGRAYFSAMVCAANYAWANRQCITHWVREAFSQVFNKSPDQLGMELIYDVAHNIAKFEEHMINGNKIMVCVHRKGATRAFPPGHPALPEKYKPIGQPVIIPGDMGTNSYLLLGTQKAFEETFGSTCHGAGRVWSRTKALDETRNRDIARELKSKGILVMAASQEVLREEVPDAYKDVDIVVDICHNAGISKKVAKMRPLCVVKG
- the uvrC gene encoding excinuclease ABC subunit UvrC; this translates as MLPVDKISLVPKTSGVYLLKDKNGRIIYVGKSRNLRERLRAYTQEQTQFSREQLIRYIYDFEIIETKSEVEALVLEDNLIKLNKPRFNVRLKDDKKFPYLKITVQEKFPRIFATRNLRKDGSVLFGPYTNAKNLRRAIKAVRTIFKIRTCQKKLPLTKPERACLNFAMNRCLAPCQNTITELDYRQRINNAISFLSGKSKGLEKELEQRMKNASDQEDFETAAILRDQLFALRDITQKQDAVFTDIASRDIIGLALAETASKEGLQRTKSYANATLIKIRDGKIIGKENYPFILNKKTDPDEIVETLLRTIYLHTYDIPDEIILPINLKNKQVFRQWFRQEKDKKVRIYHPRSGIKKRLLKLALTDAEVGLTEIIPAPKPSQPLLELQRILHLSQPPKTIEGIDVSNIAGTLATGSIVVFTNGYPNKKEYRMFRIKNVSGPDDYAMIQEVLTRRVTKLIGENQPLPDLILIDGGKGQLSAAEKVYASAPKPIPLLAFAKRTDTLYYSDGREISIPAYSPALKLLKRIRDEAHRFAIRYHKRLRGKKLIVSELDAIPGIGPKRKQTLIKHFGSVDKIKSASVEEIARLNGFNQKIAEKIYHELNKK
- a CDS encoding HAD hydrolase-like protein; its protein translation is MIAHKILLFDLDGTLTDSKQGIINSIRYALSKMNLKENNINLEKFIGPPLAESFEKYFGLDNNTARYAVSVYREYYAVKGIFENRVYPGIPELLHKLKDKKKTLVCVTSKAGYYAQQILDHFNLSQYFTKLVGSNMDLTCTHKIELIRLALSYFPENSNSDFIMIGDRADDIIGAKKNNIKSIGVLYGYGTAEEIKAETPDYIVKSVKELRRTLCGFSLLFFK
- the asnA gene encoding aspartate--ammonia ligase; protein product: MSDKKTLAEKKKADLAGPGIGDYKEIEKILPTDYKSLLDVKETQFALFKLKRYIEDNLNKELNLFTVEVPLIVDVKSGVNDMLDRDGSRTPIQFHISNDYDKHPIDAQIVQAATKWKRMALKQFKCKVGEGINTDMRAVRKDYFLDHDHSAYVDQWDWEKVITKKDRNLDYLKNTVKKIWKVIKNAETYIQEEFPKLKTKKYPNLPDELTFFHAEEILDMYPNMPRKQRETAILQKYPAIFIIGIGWILKDGYPHEMRAADYDDWVTPTITKNGQLMHGLNGDILVWNPVTKRRHELSSMGIRVTKETLLEQLKITNQMHLLKYPYHQAIMKDEIPLSIGGGIGQSRTCMLLLRKAHLGEVSVTVWPKILKDICAKKNIFVLE
- a CDS encoding asparaginase yields the protein MKIRIIVTGGTFDKEYNELTGELYFKHTHIYDMLKLGRCKLDIVVEELMMIDSALMTDVERDKIINAVNRAKENRILITHGTDKMVDTAHALAHAVKNKTIVLTGAMVPYSFGSSDGMFNLGSALAFVQTLPPGVYVAMNGKCFHWHKVRKKKETGYFEEIDEQTK